In Campylobacter concisus, a single window of DNA contains:
- the abc-f gene encoding ribosomal protection-like ABC-F family protein, with protein MLEVRGLTQRFASSLLFEDVNLKLNRHNRYGLIGANGAGKSTFLKILSGAIEPTSGEIIIENGLKVGVLGQDQFAFENFTLKDAVLYGNKRLYDAVKEKEKLYMSEEFTDEINERLSELEMISAEEDPSYEYETRIEKILSSLGLNEFDKLMSEVENSDKVKVLLAQVLFPKPDILFLDEPTNNLDIDAIAWLENELNRHEGTLVVISHDRHFLNRVCTNILDVDFKKIREFSGNYDDWYMAANLIAKQHEMEHDKKLKEKEELEKFIARFSANASKAKQATSRAKQLEKLDIAEIAVSSRRDPSILFRANREIGNELIELKNISKKFDDKVIFENFNFKLEKGDKLAIIGHNGVGKSTLCKIIMGEIKPDAGEVHIGATIELGYFAQDTVNKIDGELKLYEYLQDAKNKDIDEIRKCLGRMLFSGAEQEKAVGALSGGEKHRVRLAQLMLHRPNLLVMDEPNNHLDLEAIIALGEAFYNFNGSVICVSHDRELIDAFANRILHLKGNGEVVDFKGTYEEYRANLGLES; from the coding sequence ATGTTAGAAGTTAGGGGACTTACTCAAAGATTTGCAAGCAGTTTGCTATTTGAGGATGTAAATTTAAAGCTAAATCGCCACAACAGATACGGACTAATCGGTGCAAATGGCGCTGGTAAATCGACATTTTTAAAAATTTTAAGCGGAGCTATCGAGCCAACTAGCGGCGAGATCATCATAGAAAATGGACTAAAAGTTGGTGTGCTTGGGCAAGATCAGTTTGCGTTTGAAAATTTCACGCTAAAAGATGCGGTGCTTTATGGCAACAAACGCCTATATGACGCTGTAAAAGAGAAAGAGAAGCTCTATATGAGCGAGGAATTTACTGATGAGATAAATGAGCGCTTAAGCGAGCTTGAGATGATAAGCGCCGAGGAAGATCCAAGCTACGAGTACGAGACTAGGATAGAAAAAATTTTAAGCTCACTAGGGCTAAATGAATTTGATAAGCTAATGAGTGAGGTTGAAAACTCAGATAAAGTTAAGGTTTTGCTAGCTCAAGTGCTATTTCCAAAGCCAGATATTTTATTTTTAGACGAGCCAACAAACAACCTTGATATAGACGCGATCGCATGGCTAGAAAACGAGCTAAACCGCCACGAGGGCACGCTTGTGGTTATCAGCCACGACAGACACTTTTTAAATAGAGTTTGCACAAACATTTTGGATGTGGATTTTAAGAAAATTCGCGAGTTTTCAGGCAACTATGACGACTGGTATATGGCTGCAAATTTGATCGCAAAGCAGCATGAGATGGAGCATGACAAGAAGCTAAAAGAGAAAGAGGAGCTGGAGAAATTTATCGCGAGATTTTCAGCAAATGCGAGCAAGGCAAAGCAGGCAACCTCTCGTGCAAAACAGCTTGAAAAATTAGATATCGCTGAGATCGCAGTATCAAGCAGGCGTGATCCTAGCATTCTATTTCGTGCAAACCGCGAGATAGGAAACGAGCTAATTGAGCTAAAAAATATAAGTAAGAAATTTGATGATAAGGTGATATTTGAAAATTTTAACTTTAAGCTTGAAAAGGGCGACAAACTAGCCATCATCGGTCATAACGGCGTTGGTAAAAGCACACTTTGCAAGATCATAATGGGCGAGATAAAGCCTGATGCGGGTGAGGTGCATATAGGCGCGACCATCGAGCTTGGATATTTTGCGCAAGATACGGTAAATAAGATAGATGGCGAGCTAAAGCTTTATGAGTACTTGCAAGATGCCAAAAACAAGGACATCGACGAGATCAGAAAGTGCCTTGGCAGGATGCTCTTTAGCGGTGCCGAGCAAGAAAAGGCAGTGGGCGCGCTAAGCGGTGGCGAAAAACACCGCGTTAGACTAGCTCAACTCATGCTTCACAGACCAAATTTACTTGTCATGGATGAGCCAAATAACCACCTAGACCTCGAGGCTATCATCGCGCTTGGCGAGGCATTTTATAATTTTAATGGCTCAGTTATCTGCGTGAGCCACGACAGGGAGCTAATAGACGCCTTTGCAAATAGAATTTTACACCTAAAAGGCAATGGCGAAGTGGTTGATTTTAAAGGTACTTACGAAGAATATAGAGCAAATTTAGGGCTTGAGAGCTAA
- a CDS encoding DUF1287 domain-containing protein: protein MKKFLLLALFATQIFAFSASKFVNDARSQIGVTISYDPSYESLTYPMGDVNIKKGVCTDVVVRALRHQDMDLQRLIFEDISRNFASYPKKWGLKKADKNIDHRRVLNIATYLKRKGFEVSDDKFLPGDIVTWMLPRNLPHIGVISDKFEGQIPLVIHNIGSGVQEENILYNYKITGHFRLK, encoded by the coding sequence ATGAAGAAATTTCTACTTTTGGCTCTTTTTGCCACGCAAATTTTTGCCTTTTCGGCGAGCAAATTTGTAAATGACGCTAGGTCGCAGATCGGCGTGACGATAAGTTACGATCCAAGTTACGAAAGTCTTACTTATCCTATGGGCGACGTGAATATCAAAAAGGGCGTTTGCACCGACGTTGTGGTAAGGGCACTGCGGCATCAGGATATGGATCTACAAAGGCTCATTTTTGAAGATATAAGTAGAAATTTCGCAAGCTATCCTAAAAAATGGGGACTTAAAAAGGCTGATAAAAACATCGATCACAGGCGTGTTTTAAACATCGCTACCTATCTAAAAAGAAAAGGTTTTGAGGTGAGTGATGATAAATTTTTGCCGGGCGATATCGTCACATGGATGCTGCCAAGAAATTTACCTCACATCGGTGTGATCTCAGATAAATTTGAAGGCCAAATACCGCTTGTCATCCACAATATTGGCTCTGGCGTGCAGGAAGAAAATATACTTTATAACTACAAGATCACAGGTCATTTTAGGCTAAAGTAG
- a CDS encoding glucose-6-phosphate isomerase, with amino-acid sequence MIETSFKFNFASSEVIDSYAKRINDEYESGEIGYYHLPVLGQNLLGEIEEYEKGLAHIKNVVLVGIGGSSLGVKALKSMLDGTKGIKRELLFLDNVDPCSYKNTLDGVNFDETLFIISSKSGNTIETITIFKCLLDDFKPKNLGKNFLIITDPGTNLENFAKENGIKFFNIPKNVGGRFSVLSAIGLVPLGICGYDIKALLEGALACKKQYIEQKDSSIVAKAYHYATSRNASINVIFSYCDRFFEFNDWYVQLWAESLGKKRGYKRVGLTPVGLVGSRDQHSFLQLIMDGVKDKSVTFIKIKDHASDKTIPSFSLKGLEECDFVAGLSLNELINLQCDATAMALVQEGISVDTITLERLDEFHAGWLIFYYELLTSATGIMLGINTYDQPGVEIGKRILKTMLLK; translated from the coding sequence ATGATAGAAACTTCATTTAAATTTAACTTTGCAAGTAGCGAAGTCATTGACTCCTACGCCAAACGCATAAATGACGAGTACGAAAGCGGCGAGATAGGCTACTACCACCTGCCAGTGCTTGGGCAAAATTTACTAGGCGAGATCGAGGAGTATGAAAAGGGGCTAGCTCATATCAAAAATGTCGTGCTAGTTGGTATCGGTGGCAGCAGTCTTGGCGTAAAGGCGCTAAAATCGATGCTTGATGGCACAAAGGGGATAAAAAGAGAGCTTTTATTTTTAGATAATGTCGATCCTTGCAGCTACAAAAACACGCTTGATGGAGTAAATTTTGACGAGACGCTTTTTATAATAAGCTCAAAATCAGGCAATACGATCGAGACAATCACTATTTTTAAGTGCTTGCTTGATGACTTTAAGCCTAAAAATTTAGGCAAAAATTTTCTCATAATCACCGATCCTGGGACAAATTTAGAAAATTTCGCCAAAGAAAATGGCATCAAATTTTTTAACATTCCAAAAAACGTTGGCGGTAGATTTAGCGTGCTAAGTGCGATAGGCCTTGTGCCTCTTGGTATCTGTGGCTACGATATAAAGGCACTACTGGAGGGCGCACTTGCTTGCAAGAAGCAATACATCGAGCAAAAAGATAGCTCCATAGTCGCTAAAGCTTACCACTACGCTACTAGCAGAAACGCAAGTATAAATGTCATTTTTAGCTATTGCGATAGATTTTTTGAATTTAACGACTGGTACGTGCAGCTTTGGGCGGAGAGCCTTGGTAAAAAAAGAGGCTATAAAAGGGTCGGCCTTACGCCAGTTGGACTTGTCGGCAGCCGCGATCAGCACAGCTTTTTGCAGCTTATCATGGACGGCGTAAAAGATAAGAGCGTGACATTTATAAAGATAAAAGATCACGCAAGCGACAAGACTATCCCAAGCTTTAGCCTAAAAGGGCTTGAAGAGTGCGATTTTGTGGCGGGTCTAAGCCTAAATGAGCTTATAAATTTGCAGTGCGACGCGACTGCTATGGCGCTGGTGCAAGAGGGCATAAGTGTCGATACGATCACGCTTGAGAGGCTTGATGAGTTTCACGCTGGCTGGCTCATTTTCTACTACGAGTTGCTTACCTCGGCCACTGGCATCATGTTAGGCATCAACACCTACGATCAGCCAGGCGTTGAGATAGGAAAACGTATCCTAAAAACTATGCTTTTAAAGTAG
- the galU gene encoding UTP--glucose-1-phosphate uridylyltransferase GalU, translating into MIQTCLFPAAGYGTRFLPATKSLPKEMLPILTKPLIHYGVDEALEAGMDNMAFVTGRGKRALEDYFDISYELEKEIAGSSKESLLSEVRNLMSSCTFSFTRQNAMKGLGHAIYTGKTLVRDEAFGVILADDLCINENGEGVLSQMVKIYEKYRCSVVAVMEVPKEQTKSYGVVSGRFIEDDLIMVDDMVEKPDPAEAPTNLAIIGRYILTPDIFNILERTKPGKNGEIQITDALKTQAKDGMVLAYKFKGKRFDCGSIDGFVEATNFFYERSK; encoded by the coding sequence ATGATACAAACTTGCCTATTTCCAGCGGCTGGATATGGAACGAGGTTTTTACCAGCTACAAAATCGCTCCCAAAAGAGATGTTGCCGATCCTTACAAAACCGCTCATTCACTACGGAGTTGATGAGGCGCTTGAGGCTGGCATGGATAATATGGCCTTTGTCACAGGACGCGGAAAAAGGGCGCTTGAGGACTATTTTGACATCAGCTACGAGCTAGAAAAAGAGATCGCAGGTAGCTCAAAAGAGTCGCTGCTTAGCGAGGTTAGAAATTTAATGAGCTCATGTACATTTTCATTTACGAGACAAAATGCTATGAAAGGGCTTGGACATGCTATTTATACAGGCAAAACTCTAGTTCGAGATGAAGCATTTGGAGTCATTTTGGCAGATGATCTATGCATAAATGAAAATGGTGAGGGCGTGCTTTCACAGATGGTTAAAATTTATGAAAAGTATCGTTGTAGCGTCGTTGCAGTAATGGAAGTGCCAAAAGAGCAGACCAAGTCTTACGGCGTTGTAAGTGGTAGATTTATAGAAGATGATCTAATAATGGTCGATGATATGGTTGAAAAGCCTGATCCTGCCGAGGCTCCGACAAATTTAGCGATAATCGGGCGCTACATCCTAACGCCAGATATTTTTAATATCTTAGAGCGAACAAAGCCAGGTAAAAACGGCGAAATTCAGATTACAGACGCGCTAAAAACGCAGGCAAAAGATGGCATGGTGCTGGCTTATAAATTTAAGGGTAAGAGGTTTGACTGCGGCAGTATCGATGGGTTCGTCGAGGCTACAAATTTCTTTTACGAGCGCAGTAAATGA
- a CDS encoding IMPACT family protein produces the protein MQTIDRIFKAQLDIKKSNFLAFLCPISEFKSLHERLKEEHFKAVHVVWATRELNKYGQIVENQSDDGEPKGTSGQPSLNALRGAELINVGVLIVRYFGGIKLGTGGLVRAYSGAVNEVINKAIKDSGVMKFEIKDEIKFFTPFSLMSRFEHYFATKNLSEFEREFNDSGAIWSINLNEAEFAELFKFCKEFEASEFKFLALALSGKSLFAHQS, from the coding sequence TTGCAGACGATTGATAGGATTTTTAAAGCCCAGCTTGATATAAAAAAGTCAAATTTTTTGGCATTTTTGTGCCCGATAAGCGAATTTAAAAGCTTGCATGAACGCCTAAAAGAAGAGCATTTTAAGGCCGTTCATGTAGTTTGGGCAACAAGGGAGTTAAACAAATACGGACAAATCGTTGAAAATCAAAGTGATGACGGCGAGCCAAAGGGCACTAGCGGTCAGCCAAGCCTAAATGCGCTAAGGGGCGCTGAGCTAATAAATGTTGGTGTCTTGATAGTTCGCTACTTTGGCGGGATAAAGCTTGGCACTGGAGGGCTTGTAAGAGCCTACTCTGGAGCTGTAAATGAAGTAATAAATAAAGCGATAAAAGATAGTGGCGTGATGAAATTTGAGATAAAAGATGAGATCAAATTTTTTACGCCGTTTTCGCTGATGAGCCGCTTTGAGCACTATTTTGCCACTAAAAATTTAAGTGAGTTTGAAAGAGAATTTAATGACTCTGGAGCGATCTGGAGCATAAATTTAAACGAGGCTGAGTTTGCCGAGCTATTTAAATTTTGCAAAGAATTTGAAGCAAGCGAATTTAAATTTTTAGCCCTTGCACTTAGTGGCAAGAGTTTATTCGCTCATCAAAGCTAA
- the lgt gene encoding prolipoprotein diacylglyceryl transferase, with protein sequence MEIWNDIYNHFNPVAFSIFGFSVHWYGLMYILALVLALAMAKYLVKKDKILISNQLLDNYFFWVEIGVILGARLGWVLVYSGEVSYYLTQPWQIFNPFHNGEFIGIRGMSYHGAVVGFLLATYLFCKRYKQNLWQLLDLCAVCIPFGYTFGRIGNFLNQELFGRVTDVPWAINVFGQPRHPSQLYEAFLEGLVIFIILFLYRKYKKFNGELIALYAILYTFTRFICEFFREPDSGLGFIIFNLSMGQILSLIMCGFGIFVYAMLYKKFSKL encoded by the coding sequence ATGGAAATTTGGAACGATATTTATAACCACTTTAACCCAGTCGCCTTTAGTATCTTTGGCTTTAGCGTGCATTGGTATGGGCTTATGTATATTTTAGCCCTTGTTTTAGCACTTGCCATGGCAAAGTATCTCGTTAAAAAAGATAAAATCCTAATCTCAAATCAGCTCTTGGATAATTACTTTTTCTGGGTTGAAATAGGCGTTATTTTAGGCGCTAGGCTTGGCTGGGTTTTAGTCTATTCAGGCGAAGTAAGCTACTACTTGACGCAACCTTGGCAAATTTTTAATCCATTTCATAACGGCGAATTTATAGGAATTCGTGGCATGAGTTACCACGGAGCAGTAGTTGGCTTTTTGCTTGCGACATATCTATTTTGCAAAAGGTATAAACAAAATTTATGGCAGCTACTTGATCTTTGTGCGGTTTGCATACCTTTTGGCTATACATTTGGCAGGATCGGAAATTTCTTAAATCAAGAGCTTTTTGGACGAGTTACAGATGTGCCTTGGGCCATAAATGTTTTTGGCCAACCAAGACATCCTAGTCAGCTTTATGAGGCATTCTTAGAAGGTTTAGTTATTTTTATTATTTTATTTTTATATAGAAAATATAAGAAATTTAATGGCGAGCTGATCGCACTTTATGCTATTTTATACACTTTTACAAGATTTATTTGCGAGTTTTTTAGAGAGCCTGATTCAGGACTTGGATTTATTATTTTTAATCTTTCAATGGGTCAAATTTTATCACTTATCATGTGTGGTTTTGGAATTTTTGTTTATGCTATGCTTTATAAAAAATTTTCAAAGCTCTAA
- a CDS encoding fumarate reductase cytochrome b subunit: MTGLIEGFLGKRSYDKKSRTPAAWDRWQSITGFILACFILCHMVFTSTILLGKDAFNAVVGFAEAKFLFGEATWWITNVIAAVIFAVFIAHAFLAMRKFPANYRQYLMFRGHKDRMKHLDTTLWWFQFLTGFALFFAASAHLVDIVFGGHITADKSAAAFHQLEIFYFALLVFMVVHASIGMYRLYVKWISIDGANKHEMFAKRNKAKTIVFAVYGILAIIALIADFVWISH; encoded by the coding sequence ATGACCGGGCTTATAGAAGGTTTTTTGGGAAAACGGTCGTACGACAAAAAAAGTCGCACTCCAGCCGCTTGGGATAGATGGCAAAGTATTACAGGGTTTATTTTGGCCTGTTTTATATTGTGCCATATGGTTTTTACTTCTACTATACTACTTGGTAAAGACGCATTTAACGCTGTCGTAGGGTTTGCGGAGGCTAAATTTTTATTCGGCGAGGCTACATGGTGGATCACTAACGTCATAGCCGCGGTAATATTCGCCGTTTTTATCGCTCACGCGTTTTTAGCTATGAGAAAATTTCCAGCAAACTACAGACAATATCTAATGTTTAGAGGCCACAAAGACCGCATGAAGCACCTTGATACTACGCTTTGGTGGTTTCAGTTTTTAACCGGTTTTGCGCTATTTTTCGCAGCCAGCGCACATCTAGTGGATATAGTCTTTGGCGGACATATTACTGCCGACAAATCAGCGGCTGCATTTCATCAACTAGAAATTTTCTACTTCGCACTACTTGTTTTTATGGTCGTTCACGCCAGTATCGGTATGTACCGCTTGTATGTCAAATGGATAAGCATTGATGGTGCAAATAAGCACGAAATGTTTGCCAAAAGAAATAAGGCAAAAACAATTGTATTTGCCGTTTATGGCATACTTGCTATAATTGCGCTAATCGCCGATTTCGTGTGGATCAGCCATTAA
- a CDS encoding fumarate reductase flavoprotein subunit, which translates to MNVKYYDALVIGGGLAGLRAAVAAGEKGLSTVVLSLIPVKRSHSAAAQGGMQASLGNSKMSEGDNEDVHFADTVKGSDWGCDQQVARMFCQTAPKAIRELAAWGVPWTRITKGERSAIINAQKTTIVEKEEVHGLIHSRDFGGTKKWRTCFTADATGHTMLFAVANEALKHNVEIHDRKEAIALIHANNRCYGAIVRDLVNGEITAYVAKGTLIATGGYGRVYKHTTNAVVCEGIGAAIALETGVAQLGNMEAVQFHPTPIVPSGILLTEGCRGDGGILRDVDGYRFMPDYEPEKKELASRDVVSRRIMEHIRAGKGVPSPYGYHVWLDISILGREHIEKNLRDVQEICEIFNGIDPADTEVYTDENGRQRGKGWAPILPMQHYSMGGIKTKPTGESPTLAGLFSAGEAACWDMHGFNRLGGNSVSETVVAGMIVGDYFADYCGSHEIDINTADIEKFVKKEEDYLKSLVEKEGKFNVFEIKNKMKDIMWEHVAIFRTGEGLAVAVKELEELYKQSLDVKVTNKALFGNPELEEAYRVPKMLKLALCIAKGALDRTESRGAHCREDYPKRDDLNWLNRTLTSWKEGDTLPTIVYEPLDIMKMEMPPAFRGYGAKGNIIEHPDSAIRQKEVDEIREKMQAEGKSRQEIQEALMHYDLQPKYKAPNERAGIGYE; encoded by the coding sequence ATGAATGTAAAATATTATGATGCATTGGTAATTGGTGGTGGTCTAGCTGGTCTTAGAGCTGCTGTGGCTGCTGGAGAAAAGGGCTTAAGCACCGTCGTTTTAAGCCTAATACCTGTAAAACGCTCGCACTCTGCGGCTGCGCAAGGCGGTATGCAAGCCTCTTTGGGAAATTCAAAAATGAGCGAAGGCGATAACGAGGACGTACACTTTGCCGACACCGTAAAAGGTAGCGACTGGGGCTGCGATCAGCAAGTAGCGCGTATGTTTTGTCAAACCGCGCCTAAGGCGATTCGCGAGCTAGCGGCTTGGGGCGTGCCTTGGACTCGTATAACAAAAGGCGAGAGAAGCGCTATCATCAACGCTCAAAAAACGACTATCGTAGAAAAAGAAGAGGTCCACGGACTCATCCACTCTCGCGACTTTGGCGGAACTAAAAAATGGAGAACATGCTTTACGGCCGACGCCACCGGTCACACTATGCTTTTTGCCGTAGCAAACGAAGCTCTAAAGCACAACGTCGAAATCCACGATAGAAAAGAAGCTATCGCGCTAATCCACGCAAACAACCGCTGTTACGGTGCGATCGTTCGCGATCTAGTTAACGGCGAGATCACGGCATACGTCGCAAAAGGCACACTAATCGCCACGGGCGGCTACGGTAGGGTTTATAAGCACACTACAAACGCCGTAGTTTGCGAAGGTATCGGCGCAGCCATCGCTCTTGAGACCGGCGTAGCTCAGCTAGGAAATATGGAAGCTGTTCAGTTTCACCCGACTCCTATCGTTCCAAGCGGTATCTTACTAACGGAAGGTTGCCGCGGCGACGGCGGAATTTTACGCGACGTGGACGGATATCGCTTTATGCCTGATTATGAGCCTGAGAAAAAAGAACTAGCTAGCCGCGACGTCGTAAGCCGCCGCATCATGGAGCATATCCGCGCAGGCAAGGGCGTACCTAGCCCATACGGATATCACGTTTGGCTAGATATCTCGATCCTAGGACGCGAGCATATCGAGAAAAACTTACGCGATGTTCAAGAAATTTGCGAAATTTTTAACGGTATCGATCCTGCCGACACCGAAGTGTATACCGACGAAAACGGTCGCCAACGCGGTAAAGGCTGGGCGCCGATCCTACCTATGCAGCACTACTCTATGGGCGGCATAAAAACTAAGCCAACTGGCGAGAGCCCGACGCTAGCGGGTCTATTTAGCGCTGGCGAGGCTGCGTGCTGGGATATGCACGGATTTAACCGCCTAGGTGGTAACTCCGTTTCAGAAACGGTCGTCGCGGGCATGATCGTTGGTGACTATTTTGCCGACTACTGCGGCAGCCACGAGATAGATATAAATACCGCAGATATCGAAAAATTCGTTAAAAAAGAAGAAGACTATTTAAAGAGCCTGGTCGAAAAAGAGGGCAAATTTAACGTATTTGAGATCAAAAACAAGATGAAAGACATCATGTGGGAGCACGTAGCGATCTTTAGAACGGGTGAAGGTCTAGCCGTAGCGGTAAAAGAGCTAGAAGAGCTTTATAAGCAATCTTTGGACGTCAAAGTCACAAATAAGGCGCTATTTGGCAACCCTGAGCTTGAGGAAGCCTACCGCGTACCAAAGATGCTAAAACTAGCCCTTTGTATCGCAAAAGGCGCGCTTGATCGCACAGAAAGCCGCGGAGCGCACTGCCGCGAAGACTATCCGAAACGCGACGACCTAAATTGGCTAAACAGAACTCTAACTAGCTGGAAAGAGGGCGATACGCTACCGACTATCGTGTATGAGCCACTTGATATTATGAAAATGGAGATGCCACCAGCATTCAGAGGCTATGGTGCGAAAGGTAATATTATTGAGCATCCAGATAGTGCCATCCGCCAAAAAGAGGTCGATGAAATTCGTGAGAAAATGCAAGCTGAAGGTAAGAGCAGACAAGAAATTCAAGAAGCGCTAATGCACTACGATCTTCAACCAAAATATAAAGCACCAAACGAAAGAGCAGGAATAGGATATGAGTAG
- a CDS encoding fumarate reductase iron-sulfur subunit, with product MSRKITIKAFKYNPLSKISKPHFATYELEETDGMTLFIALNMIREKFDPDLSFDFVCRAGICGSCGMLVNGKPRLACRTLTKDFESGVIELMPLPVFKLLKDLSVDTGNWMNAMSRRVESWIHTDHETDISKLEEKVEPEVAQEVFELDRCIECGICVAACGTAIMRPDFIGAVGLNRVARFKIDALDKRTDEDFYELIGDDDGVFGCMTLLGCEDNCPKHLPLQSRIAYMRRKMAAIK from the coding sequence ATGAGTAGAAAAATAACCATAAAAGCATTTAAATATAATCCGTTAAGCAAAATTTCAAAGCCGCATTTTGCGACCTACGAGTTAGAAGAGACTGATGGTATGACATTATTTATCGCGTTAAATATGATTCGCGAGAAATTTGACCCAGATCTTAGCTTTGACTTTGTTTGTCGTGCTGGAATTTGTGGAAGTTGTGGCATGCTTGTAAATGGTAAGCCAAGATTAGCTTGTAGAACTCTTACTAAAGATTTTGAAAGCGGAGTAATTGAGCTTATGCCTTTGCCAGTATTTAAGTTACTAAAAGACTTAAGCGTAGATACGGGTAACTGGATGAATGCGATGAGCAGGCGTGTGGAGAGCTGGATACATACAGACCACGAGACAGATATCTCTAAGCTTGAGGAAAAGGTTGAGCCTGAAGTAGCGCAAGAGGTATTTGAGCTTGACCGCTGCATCGAGTGCGGTATCTGCGTGGCTGCATGCGGTACGGCTATCATGAGACCTGATTTCATCGGTGCGGTCGGACTTAACCGCGTAGCTAGGTTTAAAATCGACGCGCTTGATAAACGAACCGATGAGGACTTTTATGAGCTTATCGGCGACGATGACGGAGTGTTTGGCTGTATGACTTTGCTAGGCTGTGAAGACAACTGCCCTAAACACTTACCACTTCAAAGCCGCATAGCTTATATGCGTAGAAAAATGGCTGCTATAAAGTAG
- a CDS encoding restriction endonuclease, with translation MLPSYKDMMLPILEFVAQKKEANTKEIAKFIIEYFKLSDDEILQKIKSGTFTYISRTGWALSYLATTAQVKSKPEKVPLQKVGRSLFAITNFGKELVSSKDKKSKFLTWYDEIYKQEIRQEKKEATENTPDDNIDEALCKIKEELKSEILSSILEKEPRFFEYLVTKLLEKMNYGAGNLTNKGPDGGIDGIIDEDELGLSKIYIQAKRYKDGSNIRRPEIQQFIGAISNKNTKKGVFITTAKFTKEAENFAKDNQNFSVVLIDGDKLAELMIKYKVGVQTSQIYEICKIDTDFFEENNF, from the coding sequence ATGTTACCAAGCTATAAAGATATGATGCTACCTATTTTAGAATTTGTCGCGCAAAAGAAAGAGGCAAATACTAAAGAAATTGCTAAATTCATAATTGAATATTTCAAATTATCAGATGATGAAATTTTACAAAAAATAAAAAGTGGAACTTTTACATATATAAGCAGGACGGGCTGGGCTTTATCCTATCTGGCTACAACAGCACAAGTAAAATCAAAGCCAGAAAAAGTGCCGCTTCAAAAAGTTGGCAGAAGTCTATTTGCTATAACAAATTTTGGCAAGGAGCTAGTAAGTAGCAAGGACAAAAAGAGCAAATTTCTCACTTGGTACGATGAAATTTACAAACAAGAGATAAGGCAAGAGAAAAAAGAGGCCACGGAAAACACCCCAGATGACAATATAGATGAAGCGCTTTGCAAGATAAAAGAAGAGCTAAAAAGTGAAATTTTATCTAGCATTTTAGAAAAAGAGCCAAGATTTTTTGAATACCTTGTAACAAAGCTACTTGAAAAAATGAATTATGGAGCTGGAAATCTCACAAATAAAGGCCCGGACGGCGGGATAGATGGCATCATAGACGAAGATGAACTTGGGCTTTCTAAAATTTATATCCAAGCAAAAAGATACAAAGACGGCAGTAATATCCGTAGGCCAGAGATTCAGCAGTTTATCGGTGCCATCTCAAATAAAAATACCAAAAAAGGCGTCTTTATCACTACGGCAAAATTTACTAAAGAAGCTGAAAATTTCGCCAAAGATAATCAAAATTTTAGTGTGGTTTTGATAGATGGCGACAAGCTTGCAGAGCTAATGATAAAATACAAAGTCGGCGTTCAAACAAGCCAAATATATGAAATTTGCAAAATCGACACCGACTTTTTTGAGGAAAATAATTTTTAA